In Flavobacterium endoglycinae, one DNA window encodes the following:
- a CDS encoding TolC family protein, producing the protein MKISQLMLFGVFFIGISSLEAQEKTSLTLDEAVKMAWEKSNEVTLANTKVNSKKYELQSVKNNQYPDLKISGQYQRLTKASIDMHNGGQSSSEPMPSPDQAMLGMANLSLPIFAGFKIQNSINASESLYEAESVNAAKTKEDVALRVITYYTALYKAQKTLDVLNENQKSAKQRVTDFTELEKNGIIPRNDLLKAQLLVSKTQLSIDEANNNINNINFYLTTLLKLEPSVKIQVNEEDFFNLKTTNAPTSDAIALENRKDLEAIRLQQKASEANVKIAKSGYYPTLSLLGGYTALDLKDIITVKYAMNFGIGLSYDLSGILKNSSHVKEAESKALEVKNTEAIMTDRIKVEVQKSIEDYDLAINQSVVYEEALQQASENYRLVKDKFDNGLADTNDLVEADVEQLSAKINTAVAKATIIQKYYELLSVSGQLSQSFNLSKI; encoded by the coding sequence ATGAAAATTAGTCAATTAATGCTCTTTGGAGTTTTCTTTATCGGAATATCTTCACTAGAAGCACAAGAGAAAACAAGTTTAACCTTAGATGAAGCCGTAAAAATGGCTTGGGAAAAGAGTAACGAGGTTACGCTTGCCAACACTAAGGTGAACTCAAAAAAATATGAACTTCAATCGGTTAAAAACAACCAATATCCGGACTTAAAAATTTCAGGTCAGTACCAGCGATTAACAAAGGCTTCTATTGATATGCACAATGGTGGTCAGTCAAGTTCTGAACCAATGCCATCTCCGGATCAGGCAATGTTAGGTATGGCAAATTTAAGCCTTCCAATCTTTGCAGGATTTAAAATCCAAAACAGCATAAATGCTTCTGAAAGTTTGTACGAAGCAGAAAGTGTAAACGCTGCCAAAACAAAAGAAGATGTCGCTTTAAGAGTAATTACGTATTACACGGCTTTATATAAAGCACAGAAAACTTTAGATGTTTTAAACGAAAACCAAAAAAGTGCGAAACAACGTGTTACGGATTTTACTGAATTAGAAAAAAACGGAATTATTCCGAGAAATGATTTATTGAAAGCGCAATTGTTAGTTTCAAAAACACAATTATCTATTGATGAAGCTAATAATAATATCAATAACATTAACTTTTATCTAACGACATTACTTAAATTAGAGCCATCTGTAAAAATTCAAGTTAATGAAGAAGATTTCTTCAATTTAAAAACAACTAATGCACCAACGTCTGATGCAATAGCACTTGAAAACAGAAAAGATTTAGAAGCGATTCGTTTACAACAAAAAGCTTCAGAAGCTAATGTTAAAATTGCAAAATCAGGCTATTATCCTACTCTTTCATTACTTGGTGGATATACGGCTTTAGATCTTAAAGACATTATTACAGTAAAATATGCCATGAATTTCGGTATAGGTTTATCGTATGATTTATCTGGAATTCTAAAAAATAGTTCGCACGTAAAAGAAGCAGAAAGCAAAGCTTTGGAAGTTAAAAATACTGAAGCTATTATGACCGACCGTATTAAAGTAGAAGTTCAAAAATCTATTGAAGATTATGACTTAGCGATCAATCAAAGCGTTGTTTACGAAGAAGCACTTCAGCAAGCATCTGAAAATTATAGACTTGTAAAAGACAAATTTGACAATGGTTTAGCAGATACCAATGATTTGGTGGAAGCAGACGTTGAGCAATTAAGTGCAAAAATCAACACTGCAGTGGCAAAAGCAACAATCATTCAAAAATATTACGAATTACTTTCGGTATCAGGACAATTATCACAATCATTCAATCTTTCAAAAATATAA
- a CDS encoding TetR/AcrR family transcriptional regulator, which translates to MSNIELNDKKIQILEVAERLFSEKGFEGTSIRDISKEAKINIAMVSYYFGSKERLLEALILHKTSDLKLQLENLLQENIEPLEKVNKLIEIYVNRICLNKGIYRVLHFELYNKKREKSLQAFTELKKGNLKSVESIIKQGQDQGVFRKDLNIPLITPTIIGTFFHFHMNRSFFEELLDLKTEEMFNNYIKNNLTKHIQQTIKALLVYEN; encoded by the coding sequence ATGTCAAACATCGAATTAAACGATAAAAAAATTCAGATTCTTGAAGTTGCAGAAAGACTATTTTCTGAGAAAGGATTTGAAGGGACATCGATACGGGATATATCCAAAGAGGCAAAAATTAATATTGCCATGGTGTCTTATTACTTTGGTTCAAAAGAAAGACTACTGGAAGCTTTAATTCTTCATAAGACTTCTGATTTAAAATTACAACTCGAAAATTTATTACAGGAAAACATCGAACCTCTTGAGAAAGTCAATAAATTAATCGAAATTTACGTTAACAGAATTTGTCTCAACAAAGGGATTTACAGGGTTTTACATTTTGAACTTTACAATAAAAAAAGAGAAAAAAGCCTTCAAGCTTTCACCGAACTTAAAAAAGGAAATTTAAAATCAGTCGAAAGTATTATTAAGCAAGGTCAAGATCAGGGAGTTTTTAGAAAAGATCTTAACATTCCGCTGATCACGCCCACGATTATTGGAACCTTTTTTCACTTTCATATGAATCGCTCATTCTTCGAAGAATTACTGGATTTAAAAACCGAAGAAATGTTTAACAATTACATTAAAAACAATCTTACAAAGCACATTCAACAAACTATAAAAGCGCTACTTGTTTATGAAAATTAG
- a CDS encoding gamma-glutamylcyclotransferase family protein: protein MELLFSYGTLRSKQIQMQIFNKVLSGTPDQILGFKLKSLQIEEEFGMADYVVAVPSENLEDIIHGVAFEVSNPELLKVDQFESNSYKRVQVKLQSGRMAWVYTENK, encoded by the coding sequence ATGGAACTATTATTCTCTTACGGAACATTAAGATCGAAACAAATTCAAATGCAGATTTTTAATAAAGTTTTAAGTGGTACTCCAGATCAAATACTGGGTTTCAAACTTAAAAGTTTACAAATAGAAGAAGAATTTGGAATGGCAGATTATGTTGTGGCTGTACCAAGTGAAAATCTGGAAGACATTATACATGGTGTTGCTTTTGAAGTTTCAAATCCAGAATTGTTAAAAGTAGATCAGTTCGAATCTAACTCATACAAAAGAGTTCAAGTTAAACTTCAATCTGGAAGAATGGCTTGGGTTTATACAGAAAATAAATAA
- a CDS encoding carbon-nitrogen hydrolase family protein: MILAAAQTKPTRENIEANLLDHYRLIELAVQNGADLIVFPEMSITGYERKNAAPLVFQKEDTRLDHLKELAVKNKIIIIAGAPIQMESKMFIGQFIISPDNSVSIYTKQFLHEGEDEFFDSTFDYNPMIRIEDQNISFAICADIDNPLHPEHARKRETDIYIASIFFSPNGIPSAYRGLQNYAAKHKMSVLMSNFSGESWGSPSAGQSAFWNNKGELIAQMNDSDSGLLLVEKQGDDWTSKIITT; encoded by the coding sequence ATGATTTTAGCAGCTGCACAGACAAAACCAACTCGCGAAAATATCGAAGCTAATTTATTAGATCATTATCGTCTTATTGAATTGGCTGTACAAAATGGAGCAGATTTAATTGTATTTCCAGAAATGTCGATTACAGGATATGAAAGAAAAAATGCTGCACCATTAGTTTTTCAAAAAGAAGATACGCGTTTAGATCATTTAAAAGAATTAGCTGTTAAAAATAAAATCATCATTATTGCTGGAGCGCCAATTCAAATGGAATCAAAAATGTTTATCGGGCAGTTCATTATATCGCCAGATAATTCGGTTTCAATTTATACAAAGCAGTTTTTACATGAAGGCGAAGATGAATTTTTCGATTCGACATTCGATTATAATCCAATGATTCGTATAGAAGATCAGAATATTTCTTTTGCCATTTGTGCCGACATTGACAATCCGCTTCATCCAGAACATGCACGAAAAAGAGAAACTGATATTTATATCGCTAGTATTTTCTTTTCACCAAACGGAATTCCGAGTGCTTATAGAGGTTTGCAAAATTATGCTGCGAAACACAAAATGAGTGTATTGATGTCTAATTTCAGTGGAGAATCTTGGGGCTCACCTTCAGCGGGACAAAGTGCTTTTTGGAACAATAAAGGAGAATTAATTGCTCAAATGAATGATTCTGACTCTGGATTATTACTTGTTGAAAAACAAGGTGATGATTGGACGAGTAAAATCATTACAACATAA
- the trpA gene encoding tryptophan synthase subunit alpha, with the protein MNRITQKLQEDKKILSIYFSAGYPNLNDTVQIIQDLEKNGVDLIEIGLPFSDPLADGPTIQASSTQALHNGMTTQILFDQLQNIRESVKIPLIIMGYFNPMLQYGVEAFCQKCAEIGIDGLIIPDLPVDVYADEYKAIFEKYGLINVFLITPQTSDERIRFIDSVSNGFIYMVSSASVTGSQSGFGNVQEEYFERISNLNLKNPQIVGFGISNKETFSQATKYAKGAIIGSAFIKHLSENGSGKIAEFVGEIR; encoded by the coding sequence ATGAACAGAATAACTCAGAAATTACAAGAAGATAAAAAGATACTTTCTATTTATTTTTCTGCCGGATATCCAAATTTAAACGATACAGTGCAGATTATTCAAGATTTAGAAAAAAACGGAGTAGACTTAATTGAAATCGGACTTCCTTTCAGTGATCCTTTGGCAGACGGTCCAACAATTCAAGCGAGTTCTACACAGGCACTTCATAACGGAATGACCACTCAAATCCTATTCGATCAGCTGCAAAACATCCGCGAAAGCGTAAAAATTCCGTTGATTATCATGGGATATTTCAATCCAATGTTACAATACGGCGTGGAAGCATTCTGCCAAAAATGTGCTGAAATTGGAATCGACGGTTTGATTATTCCAGATCTTCCAGTGGATGTTTACGCAGACGAATACAAAGCGATTTTTGAAAAATATGGTTTAATAAATGTGTTTTTGATTACGCCTCAAACCTCAGACGAAAGAATTCGTTTTATAGACAGCGTTTCAAACGGGTTTATTTATATGGTAAGTTCTGCAAGTGTTACGGGATCTCAAAGCGGTTTTGGAAATGTTCAAGAAGAATATTTTGAGAGAATATCAAATCTGAATTTGAAAAACCCACAAATTGTTGGATTTGGAATTTCAAATAAAGAAACTTTCAGTCAGGCAACAAAATATGCAAAAGGCGCTATTATTGGAAGTGCTTTTATCAAACATTTAAGCGAAAACGGGAGCGGGAAAATTGCTGAGTTTGTTGGAGAGATTCGATAA
- a CDS encoding HlyD family secretion protein codes for MEKKKTNKKFIIILAVLILGGGTYGISKYLHSQAHEETDDAQIEKRMNPIIPRVSGYISKVYVKDNDYVKKGDTLFTIDKRDYQLKIDEANAALLGAEGQFEAAKADIGSANASISVSDAQMRSATGSIESAKIRLRQLTNDFNRYNNLYKTHTITKQQFEQAQAAKDEAENQVRVLEQQQRASSYQKSVIQSKSKVSDKQTEVAAANIKKAKTMLDVAHLNLSYTVVTAAIDGQVSKVDIQPGQLVQPGQSLFYIINNSEAWVVANFKETQLNKMVVGQKVSLKVDAYPNYEFKGTVTSFSPATGSRFSLLPPDNATGNFVKTIQRLPVKISIDQSNDPEKVKLLRPGMNVDVDVHLK; via the coding sequence ATGGAAAAGAAAAAAACAAATAAAAAATTCATCATCATACTTGCAGTTCTGATTTTAGGAGGCGGAACTTACGGAATATCTAAATATCTTCACTCTCAAGCTCACGAAGAAACAGATGATGCTCAAATAGAAAAAAGAATGAACCCTATTATCCCGAGAGTGTCAGGATATATCAGCAAAGTGTATGTGAAAGATAATGACTATGTAAAAAAAGGTGATACTTTATTTACAATCGATAAGAGAGATTATCAGTTAAAAATCGATGAGGCAAATGCTGCTTTACTAGGAGCTGAAGGTCAATTTGAAGCTGCAAAAGCCGATATTGGAAGTGCAAATGCGAGTATTTCAGTTTCTGATGCTCAAATGAGATCTGCTACAGGTTCTATCGAAAGTGCGAAAATCAGATTGAGACAGCTTACAAACGATTTTAACCGTTACAATAACTTATATAAAACACATACTATTACAAAGCAACAATTTGAGCAAGCTCAGGCTGCAAAAGATGAAGCTGAAAACCAAGTGCGTGTTTTAGAACAACAACAAAGAGCAAGTTCTTACCAAAAATCAGTTATACAGTCAAAATCTAAAGTATCTGATAAACAAACAGAAGTTGCAGCAGCAAACATTAAAAAAGCAAAAACAATGCTTGATGTTGCTCACTTAAACCTTTCTTATACTGTTGTTACTGCTGCAATTGATGGTCAAGTTTCTAAAGTAGATATTCAGCCAGGACAATTGGTTCAGCCAGGACAATCTTTATTCTATATCATTAACAATAGCGAAGCTTGGGTTGTAGCAAACTTTAAAGAAACACAATTGAACAAAATGGTTGTGGGACAAAAAGTAAGTTTAAAAGTTGATGCATATCCAAACTATGAATTTAAAGGTACCGTAACATCTTTTTCACCTGCAACAGGATCTCGTTTTTCATTATTACCTCCTGACAATGCTACAGGAAACTTCGTGAAAACAATTCAAAGATTACCAGTAAAAATTAGTATCGACCAATCAAATGATCCTGAAAAAGTAAAATTATTACGCCCAGGAATGAATGTTGATGTAGATGTACATTTGAAATAA